In one Thermoplasmata archaeon genomic region, the following are encoded:
- a CDS encoding DMT family transporter produces the protein MVPGSRGRSVAIALATLAAFLWATYYVFVLWLAPSTSASAVLIWPFFVGGGLFALYAVAKGQGAAFCRLWADPAAWLRILFAVGMQISTLAATYTAGPIDTSLLALIGDVVVAPLVLMVLYLEGRDRLRSREFIAGLSLSVVGGALTIVGGHAIAPITGWAVLVIPILPISVALYFVTTARAARSVPISALNAQAFLGAGIVLLVLSPVLPGGVSGLWTLDITSTGLLVVLGAITFFLAPLFYFLAVEKAGLILAALLMASIPVFTLALSVGVLGIVPTLLGALGVPVALLGAIFAIQGNHPPWTPDYKSGGGASAG, from the coding sequence ATGGTCCCAGGCTCTCGAGGGCGCAGCGTCGCCATCGCGCTCGCCACCCTCGCCGCGTTCCTGTGGGCGACGTACTACGTCTTCGTCCTCTGGCTCGCTCCGTCCACCTCAGCCTCCGCGGTCCTCATCTGGCCGTTCTTCGTCGGCGGCGGACTCTTCGCGCTCTACGCGGTCGCGAAGGGCCAGGGAGCTGCGTTCTGCAGGCTCTGGGCGGACCCCGCGGCGTGGTTGCGGATCCTATTCGCCGTGGGGATGCAGATCTCGACGCTAGCGGCCACGTACACGGCCGGACCGATCGACACCTCCCTGCTCGCTCTGATCGGCGATGTCGTGGTCGCCCCGCTCGTGCTCATGGTGCTCTATCTGGAAGGTCGAGACCGTCTGCGGTCTCGCGAGTTCATCGCAGGGCTGTCCCTTAGCGTCGTGGGCGGGGCCCTCACCATCGTGGGGGGTCATGCCATCGCTCCGATCACGGGGTGGGCGGTGCTCGTCATCCCGATCCTCCCGATCTCGGTCGCATTGTACTTCGTCACGACCGCGCGTGCCGCCCGATCGGTCCCGATCAGCGCGCTGAACGCCCAGGCGTTCCTCGGCGCGGGGATCGTGCTGCTCGTCCTCTCGCCCGTGCTCCCGGGGGGCGTCTCGGGCCTGTGGACGCTGGATATCACTTCGACCGGCCTCCTCGTCGTCCTCGGTGCGATTACGTTCTTCCTCGCTCCTCTGTTCTACTTCCTAGCGGTGGAGAAGGCCGGCCTGATCCTCGCCGCGCTGCTGATGGCTTCCATCCCGGTGTTCACGCTCGCGCTCTCGGTCGGGGTGCTCGGGATCGTTCCCACGCTGCTCGGGGCGCTCGGAGTGCCGGTGGCTCTCCTCGGGGCTATCTTCGCGATCCAGGGAAACCACCCACCCTGGACCCCGGACTACAAATCCGGCGGCGGGGCGAGCGCAGGGTAG
- the purM gene encoding phosphoribosylformylglycinamidine cyclo-ligase, with protein MVAGLVGNVSALVRPATPKTYAQSGVDRSAVREALQALVGGAPYRPPPSHGRAVDAPGHFAGLLRIGKETIAVTTDTVGTKVLVAEEMRRFEEVGEDIVGVNVNDLAAVGARPAGLVDVISCAVPDPKVFAEIGRGIGRGLRTAECTLLGGETAVVPDLLDGFDLGGTAVGFFPRGRRPIVGRGIRPGDILLGIPSAGFHANGFTLVRRIISECRIDLTQPREGARGSLGAELLRPTRIYTPMSEALADRPDVRGFAHISGGGVRNLSRLNRNVAFVLDRWPRPEGLFAWIRELGGLSDEEMYQTFNVGIGFVVVVAPHRLAEVRRRLARAGAPDALPVGHVERGSGVRIPELGLEYSGYS; from the coding sequence GTGGTCGCGGGTCTCGTGGGGAACGTGAGCGCCCTGGTCCGTCCGGCGACCCCGAAAACCTACGCTCAGAGCGGCGTGGACCGATCCGCGGTACGCGAGGCGCTCCAAGCGCTCGTGGGAGGCGCTCCGTACCGGCCTCCGCCTTCGCACGGTCGCGCGGTCGATGCGCCCGGGCACTTCGCCGGCCTCTTACGCATCGGGAAGGAGACGATTGCCGTGACGACCGACACCGTCGGGACGAAGGTGCTGGTCGCGGAGGAGATGCGACGCTTCGAGGAGGTCGGAGAGGATATCGTCGGAGTGAACGTCAATGATCTCGCCGCGGTCGGTGCGCGCCCGGCCGGTCTGGTCGACGTCATTTCGTGTGCCGTACCCGACCCGAAGGTGTTCGCGGAGATCGGGCGCGGCATCGGACGAGGTTTGCGAACGGCAGAGTGTACGCTCTTAGGAGGGGAGACCGCGGTCGTGCCCGATCTGCTCGACGGGTTCGACCTCGGCGGCACGGCCGTCGGATTCTTCCCGCGGGGCCGCCGGCCGATTGTCGGCCGGGGTATCCGCCCTGGAGACATCCTGTTGGGGATCCCCTCGGCGGGATTCCATGCCAACGGGTTCACGCTCGTCCGCCGGATCATCTCGGAGTGTCGAATCGATCTGACGCAGCCGCGTGAGGGCGCGCGCGGGTCCCTCGGTGCGGAACTCCTGCGTCCGACGCGGATCTACACACCGATGTCCGAGGCGCTCGCGGACCGGCCGGACGTGCGTGGATTCGCCCACATCTCCGGCGGTGGGGTCCGCAATCTGTCCCGACTGAACCGGAACGTTGCCTTCGTGCTCGATCGCTGGCCGCGTCCCGAGGGCCTCTTCGCCTGGATCCGCGAGCTCGGCGGGCTCTCCGACGAGGAGATGTACCAAACGTTCAACGTCGGGATCGGGTTCGTGGTGGTCGTCGCCCCCCACCGCCTGGCAGAAGTGCGGCGGCGGCTCGCCCGGGCCGGAGCTCCGGACGCCCTCCCGGTCGGGCACGTGGAACGGGGGAGTGGCGTGCGGATCCCCGAGCTCGGACTGGAGTATTCCGGATACTCCTGA
- a CDS encoding amidohydrolase family protein, producing MTASRRATRRSSPEGGRSRELALILAGRTWLEGKIRSIEIGIDEEGTIRAIGRSLRGAPRHDVGESLLLPSATDLHVHFRDPGRESEPEDFATGTLQAALGGVGLVADMPNTRPRVDTLDRLRAKEARAQGRALVDVLLYAAATPRAPIDVLARRAGAFKLYLSPTTDVDEVPTSADLDLLLKRVAATNLPLSVHAENPDRFHREIEPANPPDWNRVRPVDAERTAVDALLRGPRSLRLHVAHVTDATIAGRLRKEGDSFEATPHHLLLSERSGDGTKFKVNPPLRSERQRRALWEAFVRGGIPCLASDHAPHSSEEKQRPFPLAPSGMPNVETMLPLLLARVRAGDLPLPVLLAAACDRPARWIGQPRGRIAIGHRADLLVVDFRDRRAIAARDLHAPCGWTAFEGWQGIFPREHYLRGRRIVEGGEFVGGLGGTIVRPEFAPARSAPQPRSIAE from the coding sequence ATGACTGCGTCCCGGCGCGCCACTCGCCGATCGAGCCCCGAAGGCGGTCGTTCCCGCGAGCTCGCTTTGATCCTCGCCGGCCGGACATGGCTCGAGGGCAAGATTCGATCGATCGAGATTGGCATCGATGAGGAAGGAACGATCCGCGCGATCGGCCGCAGCCTCCGAGGGGCTCCCCGCCACGACGTCGGCGAATCACTCCTCCTCCCCTCCGCCACCGACCTGCACGTCCACTTCCGGGACCCGGGCCGAGAGTCCGAACCGGAGGACTTCGCGACCGGGACGCTGCAGGCCGCCCTCGGGGGTGTGGGGCTCGTGGCCGACATGCCCAACACCCGGCCTCGTGTCGATACGCTCGACCGACTGCGGGCGAAGGAGGCCCGAGCCCAGGGGCGCGCGCTCGTAGACGTCCTTCTCTACGCCGCCGCGACCCCACGGGCCCCGATCGATGTCCTCGCACGTCGGGCCGGCGCTTTCAAGCTCTATCTGAGCCCGACCACCGACGTCGACGAGGTCCCCACGAGCGCGGACCTCGATCTGCTGCTGAAGCGGGTGGCGGCGACGAACCTACCGCTCTCCGTTCATGCCGAGAATCCGGACCGGTTCCATCGAGAGATCGAGCCCGCGAACCCTCCGGACTGGAACCGCGTCCGTCCCGTGGACGCCGAGCGCACCGCGGTCGATGCCCTCCTGCGCGGGCCCCGCAGCCTGCGCCTTCACGTGGCACACGTGACGGACGCGACGATCGCCGGACGCCTCCGGAAGGAGGGGGACTCCTTCGAAGCGACGCCCCACCATCTCCTGCTCTCGGAGCGCTCGGGCGACGGAACGAAATTCAAGGTCAATCCGCCGCTGCGCTCGGAGCGGCAGCGCCGTGCGCTGTGGGAAGCGTTCGTTCGCGGAGGGATCCCGTGTCTCGCGAGCGATCACGCCCCCCACTCCTCGGAAGAGAAGCAGCGGCCCTTCCCGCTCGCCCCGAGCGGAATGCCGAACGTCGAAACGATGCTTCCACTCCTGCTCGCCCGAGTGCGCGCGGGCGACCTGCCCCTCCCCGTCCTCCTCGCGGCCGCCTGCGATCGCCCCGCCCGCTGGATCGGACAGCCGCGGGGGCGGATCGCCATCGGCCACCGCGCGGACCTCCTGGTCGTGGACTTCCGAGACCGCCGCGCCATCGCGGCCCGCGACCTACACGCGCCGTGCGGCTGGACGGCCTTCGAAGGGTGGCAAGGGATCTTCCCCCGAGAGCACTACCTACGAGGAAGGCGCATCGTCGAGGGTGGGGAATTCGTTGGGGGCCTGGGCGGGACGATCGTTCGTCCGGAGTTCGCCCCGGCTCGATCCGCCCCGCAACCTCGCTCGATCGCCGAGTGA
- a CDS encoding DedA family protein, with protein sequence MSISIVGSLAWFVVTTMTYIGLPGLFLLMVAESFGIPPLPSEVILPFAGFLVADGVFGLEPTIFVALAGGLVGAFAAYAVGRWGREWLARRSLGPLQFDPKSMARVDDWFARRGEVTVAVTRLVPVIRSYISYPAGFARMKLWKFGVYTLLGAIPFTLAFIYAGIRLEGSWTIIQGYFTVLNYFFIVAVVLAAIYFLLVFTDQITWGWPPRRIPGPAKTKDGSPPARDKAE encoded by the coding sequence ATGTCGATATCGATCGTGGGATCGTTGGCCTGGTTCGTCGTCACGACGATGACGTACATCGGCCTGCCCGGGCTCTTCCTCCTGATGGTGGCCGAGAGCTTTGGCATACCGCCACTGCCGAGCGAGGTGATCCTGCCGTTCGCGGGGTTCCTGGTCGCGGATGGGGTCTTCGGGCTCGAGCCGACGATCTTCGTCGCCCTCGCAGGGGGCTTGGTGGGGGCGTTCGCCGCGTATGCGGTCGGTCGGTGGGGCCGGGAATGGCTGGCACGACGATCGCTCGGACCGCTGCAGTTCGACCCGAAGAGCATGGCGCGCGTGGACGATTGGTTCGCCCGCAGGGGCGAAGTCACGGTCGCCGTGACCCGGCTCGTCCCGGTCATCCGCAGCTACATCAGCTACCCGGCGGGGTTCGCCCGGATGAAGCTGTGGAAGTTCGGCGTCTACACCCTGCTCGGCGCGATCCCGTTCACCCTGGCCTTCATCTACGCCGGCATCCGGCTGGAGGGCAGCTGGACGATCATCCAGGGATACTTCACCGTCCTCAACTACTTCTTCATCGTCGCCGTCGTCCTGGCGGCCATCTATTTCCTGCTCGTGTTCACCGACCAGATCACGTGGGGGTGGCCCCCGCGGCGCATCCCGGGGCCGGCGAAGACCAAGGACGGTTCGCCCCCGGCGCGGGATAAGGCCGAGTAG
- a CDS encoding thiamine pyrophosphate-dependent enzyme yields MAETSARPVPSTTGPALPLIGKSDTKPTWCPGCGDFGVVAAVEMAVKRLQIPSHNVVIVSGIGCSSNLPHFLSSYGFHGIHGRAVPVAEGIHWANHDLTVIVTGGDGDGFGIGIGHLVHAMRRNVNLTYVTMDNQIYGLTTGQASPTSMMGQRTKSTPEGVIENPIDPISIALASGATYVARGFSAEVKHLADLIANGIQHKGFSLIDTMSPCVTYNKLNTFDYFRQRVYKLEAAGHDPTSLPKAFERSIEWGDKIPIGLFYSTSKPTYEDLEEVLQGGPLWTQPAGLKGHEKVLDEFI; encoded by the coding sequence ATGGCTGAAACGAGCGCCCGTCCGGTCCCGAGCACGACGGGGCCCGCACTCCCGCTCATCGGTAAGTCCGACACCAAGCCGACCTGGTGCCCCGGATGCGGGGACTTTGGGGTCGTAGCGGCGGTCGAGATGGCCGTCAAGCGCTTGCAGATCCCCAGCCACAACGTCGTGATCGTTTCGGGGATCGGCTGTTCTTCCAACCTCCCGCACTTCCTCTCGAGCTACGGGTTCCACGGCATCCATGGTCGGGCCGTCCCCGTCGCGGAAGGGATCCACTGGGCGAACCACGACCTCACGGTCATCGTGACCGGGGGGGACGGGGATGGCTTCGGGATCGGCATCGGTCACCTCGTCCACGCGATGCGGCGCAACGTCAACCTCACGTACGTCACCATGGACAACCAGATCTACGGACTGACCACCGGCCAGGCGAGCCCCACCTCGATGATGGGGCAGCGAACGAAGTCGACGCCCGAGGGGGTGATCGAGAACCCGATCGATCCGATCTCGATCGCGCTCGCGAGCGGCGCGACCTACGTCGCCCGGGGATTCTCCGCGGAGGTCAAGCACCTCGCGGACCTCATCGCGAACGGCATCCAGCACAAGGGGTTCTCGCTCATCGACACGATGAGCCCCTGCGTGACGTACAACAAACTGAACACGTTCGACTACTTCCGGCAGCGGGTCTACAAGCTCGAAGCCGCCGGTCACGACCCGACGAGCCTACCCAAGGCGTTCGAGCGATCGATCGAGTGGGGCGACAAGATCCCGATTGGACTGTTCTACTCGACCTCCAAGCCGACGTACGAGGACCTCGAGGAGGTCCTGCAGGGCGGCCCGCTCTGGACCCAGCCTGCGGGACTCAAGGGCCACGAGAAGGTCCTGGACGAGTTCATCTAG
- a CDS encoding 2-oxoacid:acceptor oxidoreductase subunit alpha: protein MPEISLRAGGEAGDGIASIGDAFSRSFSRMGLHVFGLNAYQSVIRGGHVWFQARTSSERPYSQGDGADLLYCLNRETFDVHAPALRPGATVIYDPERLKIADSELPVGTRALSLPTMELARKYTTQPILQNAVGLGAAAFISGIPLDVLHGVLTDSFGKKAGDILQWNLRASTDGYEYTRQHASISDRAVHRAGPPKLLMTGNQAIALGAAAAGCKFLAQYPMTPATSIMHWLAAHAQELGIVVKQAEDELAAIHMAIGASYGGVRAMTATSGGGFSLMVEALGMAGMTEVPLVVVESQRAGPSTGLPTKTEQGDLNLMLGAGQGDFPRAILAPSNPAEAYRATIDAFRLAEDWQIPVLLASDLHLSESIATVDRDEIPTDVPIPSLLTVPSGTADYHRYAYTESGVSPRALPGQPGLQYVTGSDEHDTKGHLISDVRSGIPVWIAERTHMMDKRMRKLAGVMAASRPPVFEGPADAALTFVAWGSTIGAIRDAMPLLAAQGRSTNLLHFPTVFPLHAEATRAAIAKTKKTLLVEGNFTGQFGRLLRAETGIHLPNTLLKYDGEPFYPHELVARAREVLTHG, encoded by the coding sequence GTGCCGGAAATCTCGCTACGCGCCGGAGGCGAAGCGGGCGATGGGATCGCTTCGATCGGGGACGCGTTCTCCCGATCGTTCTCCCGGATGGGCCTGCACGTCTTCGGCCTGAACGCCTACCAGTCGGTGATCCGCGGCGGCCACGTCTGGTTCCAGGCGCGCACCTCCTCCGAACGTCCGTACTCCCAGGGCGACGGCGCCGATCTGCTCTATTGCCTCAACCGGGAGACCTTCGACGTGCACGCTCCCGCGCTGCGTCCGGGCGCGACCGTGATCTATGACCCGGAGCGGCTCAAGATCGCGGACTCGGAACTTCCCGTGGGAACCCGAGCCCTCTCCCTCCCGACGATGGAGCTCGCCCGCAAGTACACGACGCAGCCGATCCTCCAGAACGCGGTAGGCCTCGGGGCCGCGGCGTTCATCTCGGGCATCCCGCTTGACGTGCTCCACGGCGTCCTGACCGATTCGTTTGGCAAGAAAGCCGGAGACATCCTCCAGTGGAACCTCCGCGCGAGCACCGACGGCTACGAGTACACCCGGCAGCACGCGAGCATCAGCGACCGTGCCGTCCATCGGGCCGGGCCTCCCAAACTCCTCATGACCGGCAACCAGGCGATCGCCCTCGGGGCGGCCGCCGCGGGCTGCAAGTTCCTGGCCCAGTACCCCATGACTCCCGCGACGTCGATCATGCATTGGCTCGCCGCCCACGCCCAGGAGCTGGGGATCGTCGTGAAGCAGGCCGAGGACGAGCTGGCGGCCATCCACATGGCGATCGGAGCCTCCTACGGCGGGGTTCGTGCGATGACCGCGACCAGCGGGGGAGGATTCTCTCTGATGGTCGAAGCGCTGGGGATGGCGGGTATGACCGAGGTCCCGCTGGTCGTGGTGGAGTCCCAACGTGCGGGTCCATCGACCGGGCTCCCGACGAAGACCGAACAGGGGGATCTCAACCTCATGCTCGGGGCGGGACAGGGCGACTTCCCACGCGCGATCCTCGCTCCCTCGAACCCCGCAGAGGCGTATCGGGCAACGATCGACGCGTTCCGGCTGGCTGAAGATTGGCAGATCCCGGTGCTCTTGGCGAGCGATCTGCACCTTTCGGAGAGCATCGCGACCGTCGATCGGGACGAGATCCCGACCGACGTCCCGATCCCTTCGCTTCTCACGGTTCCGTCGGGGACGGCGGATTACCACCGCTACGCCTACACCGAGTCCGGTGTATCGCCCCGCGCCCTACCCGGCCAGCCCGGTCTCCAGTACGTGACGGGGTCGGACGAGCACGACACCAAAGGTCACCTCATCTCCGACGTGAGGTCCGGCATTCCGGTCTGGATCGCGGAACGCACCCACATGATGGACAAGCGCATGCGCAAGCTCGCCGGGGTCATGGCCGCTTCGCGTCCTCCGGTCTTCGAGGGTCCCGCGGATGCGGCGCTGACGTTCGTGGCGTGGGGATCGACCATCGGCGCCATCCGAGATGCCATGCCGCTCCTCGCGGCCCAGGGCCGCTCGACCAACCTGCTGCACTTCCCCACCGTGTTCCCGCTGCACGCGGAGGCGACGCGCGCGGCGATCGCGAAGACGAAGAAGACCCTCCTGGTCGAGGGGAACTTCACCGGTCAGTTCGGGCGCCTCCTTCGGGCGGAGACGGGGATCCACCTACCGAACACGCTACTCAAGTACGACGGGGAACCTTTCTATCCGCACGAGCTCGTCGCGCGAGCTCGGGAGGTACTCACCCATGGCTGA
- a CDS encoding MoaD/ThiS family protein: protein MNRRLKVLLFSTAREAVGRPRVDVDIPKSGSTVRQVVALLARDYPRLAGILTSCRFTRNGEYVQGWSARVRPGDEFAIHPPYSGG, encoded by the coding sequence GTGAATCGACGCCTGAAGGTCCTCCTGTTCTCGACAGCCCGGGAAGCCGTGGGACGGCCCCGGGTCGATGTCGACATCCCCAAGAGCGGGTCGACCGTGCGCCAGGTCGTCGCGCTGCTGGCCCGAGACTACCCCCGTCTCGCCGGGATCCTGACGAGCTGTCGCTTCACCCGCAACGGAGAGTACGTACAGGGTTGGTCGGCGCGCGTCCGGCCGGGCGATGAGTTCGCGATCCATCCGCCGTACAGCGGGGGATGA
- a CDS encoding acetate--CoA ligase family protein, with amino-acid sequence MVVGRSPALEELFRPRSIAVIGASNRPGAVGAALFRNLLAAGYRGVVYPVNPAWKSVSGVRCYSRVSDLPEAPELAIVIVPAPKVERVVDQLGRRGTRGVVVISAGFREIGAEGEILEDRLIRTVRRHRMSIVGPNCFGVLNTDPTVGLNATFSEQLPPRGNIAFVSQSGALCAGILQYGIAERIGFSRFVSMGNRAGVDENDLLLSLKDDEATKVVLLYVESLADGRRFLETAREVTDTKPVLVIKSGRTPAGERAALSHTGSLAHSGQDRLYDALFAQSGVLRTETIGELFRSAKIFATDARLAGPRLAILTNSGGPGIVAADACARNHLELPVPTARIQRSLAPHLSPSASLANPLDMTADARPEQYRRALRSLLSSPQIDGALVIATPTGPLTGSAAAAAILEGRGPSKKPVAACLFGLTDLSREVGYLEERGVPTFTFPEEAIQGLASLQQYNIWRARRRTKARRFVVDSRRARALVRSSLRRGETVLPEYVARTLLEAYGIGFPDHARARSRTEAIRLAATVGYPAVLKVASRDISHKTDVGGVALHLADAEGLGRAWDRMQRAIAANAPKARIDGFEIEQEISGGKEVLIGIQRDRNFGPILVFGMGGIYVEVLQDVTFRLAPIVPLSAENMVSSIRAFPLLLGVRGEAPSDLPALYETLERISQLAVEIPEIAELDINPLIVRARGKGAVAVDARVVLAPTSTTERRTSTAR; translated from the coding sequence ATGGTAGTGGGTCGATCGCCGGCACTCGAGGAGCTGTTCCGTCCTCGCTCGATCGCCGTGATTGGCGCATCGAACCGGCCGGGAGCGGTGGGCGCGGCCCTGTTCCGCAACCTCCTCGCGGCCGGATATCGGGGAGTCGTGTACCCGGTCAACCCCGCGTGGAAGAGCGTTTCGGGCGTGCGTTGCTACTCCCGCGTCTCCGATCTTCCCGAGGCCCCGGAGCTCGCCATCGTGATCGTGCCCGCACCTAAGGTGGAGCGGGTCGTCGACCAGTTGGGCCGGCGCGGGACCCGCGGAGTCGTGGTCATCTCGGCTGGCTTCCGCGAGATCGGAGCGGAGGGGGAGATCCTCGAGGACCGCCTGATCCGAACGGTGCGACGCCATCGAATGTCGATCGTCGGACCGAACTGCTTCGGTGTGCTCAACACCGACCCCACCGTCGGCCTGAACGCCACCTTCAGCGAACAACTTCCTCCCCGCGGCAACATCGCGTTTGTCTCGCAGAGCGGAGCGCTGTGCGCCGGGATCCTGCAGTACGGGATCGCCGAGCGGATCGGCTTCTCCCGGTTCGTATCGATGGGCAACCGAGCCGGGGTGGACGAGAACGATCTCCTCCTATCGCTCAAGGACGACGAGGCGACCAAGGTCGTGCTCCTCTACGTCGAGAGCCTCGCGGACGGGCGTCGCTTCCTCGAGACCGCCCGAGAGGTGACGGATACCAAGCCGGTGCTCGTCATCAAGAGCGGTCGCACCCCGGCGGGCGAACGTGCCGCACTGAGCCATACCGGCTCGCTCGCCCACTCCGGCCAGGATCGACTCTACGACGCGCTGTTCGCCCAATCGGGCGTCCTGCGAACGGAGACGATCGGCGAGCTGTTCCGCTCGGCCAAGATCTTCGCCACCGACGCGCGCCTCGCCGGCCCGCGGCTCGCCATCCTCACCAACTCCGGCGGACCCGGGATCGTCGCGGCGGACGCGTGTGCGCGCAACCATCTCGAGCTTCCCGTTCCTACCGCCCGGATCCAGCGATCCCTCGCTCCCCATCTCTCTCCCTCGGCCAGCCTCGCGAACCCGCTCGACATGACCGCGGACGCGAGGCCCGAGCAGTACCGGCGCGCCTTGCGGAGCCTCCTCTCTTCCCCCCAAATCGATGGAGCCCTCGTGATCGCCACCCCGACCGGGCCCCTCACGGGCTCGGCCGCCGCCGCCGCGATCTTGGAAGGCCGCGGGCCGTCCAAGAAGCCCGTGGCGGCCTGTCTCTTCGGCCTCACCGATCTCTCCCGCGAGGTCGGGTACCTCGAGGAGCGGGGCGTGCCCACCTTCACGTTCCCCGAGGAGGCGATCCAGGGACTCGCCAGCCTCCAGCAGTACAACATCTGGCGCGCCCGCCGGCGCACGAAGGCGCGACGGTTCGTGGTGGACTCCCGCCGTGCCCGCGCGCTCGTTCGAAGCTCCCTCCGACGGGGAGAGACCGTGCTCCCCGAGTACGTCGCCCGCACGCTCCTCGAAGCGTATGGCATCGGATTCCCCGACCACGCCCGCGCCCGGTCGCGGACGGAGGCGATTCGGCTCGCCGCGACGGTGGGCTACCCCGCCGTTCTCAAGGTCGCCTCCCGGGACATCTCCCACAAGACCGATGTCGGCGGGGTCGCGCTGCATCTCGCGGACGCGGAGGGGCTCGGGCGCGCCTGGGACCGGATGCAGCGGGCAATCGCCGCGAACGCTCCGAAGGCACGGATCGACGGGTTCGAGATCGAACAGGAGATCTCCGGGGGTAAGGAGGTCCTGATCGGGATCCAGCGGGACCGTAACTTTGGCCCGATTCTCGTCTTCGGGATGGGCGGGATCTACGTGGAGGTCCTTCAGGATGTTACCTTCCGGCTCGCCCCGATCGTGCCGCTGTCGGCAGAGAACATGGTCTCGTCGATCCGGGCCTTTCCCCTCCTGCTCGGAGTTCGAGGCGAGGCGCCGAGCGACCTGCCGGCCCTATATGAGACGTTGGAACGGATCTCCCAACTCGCGGTGGAGATCCCCGAGATCGCGGAGTTGGACATCAACCCGCTGATCGTACGGGCCCGCGGGAAGGGCGCCGTCGCAGTGGACGCCCGGGTCGTACTCGCTCCGACTTCCACAACGGAACGTCGGACTTCAACCGCTCGATGA
- a CDS encoding Mrp/NBP35 family ATP-binding protein, protein MATDPPVEGVHPPSTPPMGPQPRGPSRGVLQRMDKGQIRHVVAIGSGKGGVGKSSATALLAAELRRRGLHVGVLDADVTGPSVPKLFGLTGPLVDRGEGIEPSTSPSGVVVISSQFLVEDEQTPVIWRGPLVTRLITQFFGGVNWGALDYLLIDMPPGTSDVPLTVFQTIPIDGMIFVFTPQDLAALIVKKAMNMARDLHVPLIGIVENMAELTCPQCGHHIAPFGPSHVEAVAREYGVPVIAHLPLDPKLSELCDAGRVEQYAAPAVAAYADTFLAAIDRAEKAKLTTL, encoded by the coding sequence ATGGCGACCGATCCCCCGGTCGAGGGCGTCCACCCTCCTTCCACGCCCCCGATGGGTCCTCAGCCTCGCGGCCCGAGCCGCGGAGTCCTTCAGCGGATGGACAAGGGCCAGATCCGGCACGTGGTCGCGATCGGGAGTGGAAAGGGTGGTGTCGGGAAATCCTCAGCGACCGCCCTCCTCGCCGCCGAGCTGCGTCGCAGGGGGTTGCACGTCGGGGTCCTTGACGCCGATGTGACGGGGCCGTCGGTTCCGAAACTGTTCGGCCTGACCGGCCCGCTGGTCGACCGAGGCGAAGGCATCGAACCGTCGACCTCTCCGAGCGGGGTTGTGGTCATCTCTTCCCAGTTCCTCGTTGAGGACGAGCAAACTCCCGTGATCTGGCGGGGACCGCTCGTGACGCGGCTCATCACTCAGTTCTTCGGCGGTGTCAACTGGGGAGCGCTCGACTATCTGCTCATCGACATGCCGCCGGGGACGAGCGACGTGCCGCTCACCGTCTTCCAGACGATCCCCATCGACGGAATGATCTTCGTCTTCACGCCGCAGGACCTCGCCGCGCTGATCGTCAAGAAGGCGATGAACATGGCGCGCGACCTGCACGTCCCGCTCATCGGAATCGTGGAGAACATGGCCGAACTGACGTGCCCCCAGTGCGGCCACCATATCGCCCCGTTCGGACCGAGCCACGTCGAAGCGGTCGCCCGCGAGTACGGCGTCCCGGTAATCGCGCACCTTCCTCTCGATCCGAAGCTCTCCGAACTATGCGATGCCGGCCGGGTCGAGCAGTACGCTGCGCCGGCCGTCGCGGCGTACGCCGACACGTTCCTCGCGGCGATCGACCGCGCCGAGAAAGCGAAGCTCACCACCCTGTAG
- a CDS encoding DUF998 domain-containing protein: MTVSSRPLMHRTVHYGAIVLIGAVLQFIAAMIVAQFGYPNYSLAQNYISDLGNTIQSPWYYVFDGSIAVLGVLAAIGILLIWSSFAPGSARAIGLLLLLIAGVAAIFVGAFPENLNGTVHSIASLLVFAPSGLGLLILGSGAMPARTHWAPFRAFTIVLGAVTLVALVIFLFSLWGPLGPGTVERIIVAPVLLWAIVISTHLLRLPARAPSRFVSRV, translated from the coding sequence GTGACGGTTTCCAGCCGGCCCCTCATGCATCGTACCGTGCACTACGGGGCGATCGTTCTCATCGGAGCGGTCCTCCAGTTCATCGCCGCGATGATTGTCGCCCAGTTCGGGTACCCCAACTACTCTCTCGCCCAGAATTACATCAGCGACCTGGGGAACACGATCCAGTCCCCGTGGTACTACGTCTTCGACGGTTCCATCGCGGTGCTCGGGGTCCTGGCCGCGATCGGGATCCTGCTCATCTGGAGTTCCTTCGCCCCCGGCTCCGCCCGCGCGATCGGGCTGCTGCTGCTATTGATTGCTGGCGTCGCCGCGATCTTCGTTGGAGCCTTCCCCGAGAATCTCAACGGGACCGTCCACTCCATCGCCTCCCTGCTCGTCTTCGCGCCGAGCGGTCTCGGCCTCCTGATCCTCGGTAGCGGTGCGATGCCGGCACGAACGCACTGGGCCCCGTTCCGCGCCTTCACGATCGTTCTCGGAGCCGTCACGCTCGTAGCCCTTGTGATCTTCCTGTTCAGCCTCTGGGGTCCGCTCGGGCCCGGCACGGTCGAGCGGATCATCGTCGCTCCGGTGCTCCTGTGGGCGATCGTGATCAGCACCCACCTCCTCCGGCTGCCCGCACGCGCTCCCTCCCGATTCGTTTCGCGCGTCTAG